The DNA sequence aacttttttgattttagcaaatggctgcaatgaaacaaagagtgaaaaatttaaaggggtctgaatacttccTGTACCCATTGTATGACTTCCAACTAGCCACATTACATGAACATACTTATATACTGACCTGTGTGAACATCAGAACGTCCTCAGCTTTGGATCTGTGGGCTGTGTTAATCTGTCTCCACCATGGCTGCAAATTGCCAGAGGAactaaaaatctgattgtgatatatttcttatttcttccacagtccaaaaacatgcagaggttaattggtaattctaagttgtccgtaggtgtgaatgtgatttgtttgtctctatgtgtagccctgtgatagactggtgacctgtctcggatgtcccctgccttcaccctaaatcagctgggagagattccagccccccgtgaccctaatgaggattaagcggtgtatagatgatggatggatggatgaaattaGCAAAGTTTGATCATTTATGTAATCTATGGACCTACGTCTGTGTCAACTATTCACTCCACAGATTTCTGTGCTGTATCCATGTGTGATGAGCACTGGGTGTGTTAAGCAGCATCATGCCCGCTAACAGGCAGGTTCAGACATGTAGGAAAGACGTCAGTGTGTAGTGTACAAATTTAACTCTCTGTGCCTCAGGAAAACCATACAAATAGACTCCTCAGGGGACAGACCTTCATCTTCTATATTTTTTGTATCACATTACTTCAGAACAATCCCCATGATGGCATCACCGATCCTTatgaaaaactttatttacaacatTCTAAAAAGCAGTTTATCATTGCTAAGAActggacaacaaacacaaggcATGAAGAATGAGCTATGCAAGGTTGGTGCTcatagggaaaaaaaatacaaattttgtgcatatgtatgcactttattaggtacacctgttaaACTGCTCATGAACATACATATCTAATCAGCCAATTATATGGCAGCAGCTCAGTGCATTTAAGCATGTAAATGTGGTGAAGATGACCTGttgaagttcaaactgagcatcagaatggggaagaaaggtgACTTAGGTGACTTTGAACATGGCCTGGTTGTAGGTGCCAGATGGgttggtctgagtatttcagaaactgctgctctactgggattttcacacacaaccatctctaggatttacagagaatggtcagaaaaacagaaaacatccagtgaGCGGCAGCTGTGTGGACCAAAAcaccttgttgatgtgagaggtcagaggagaatgggcagactgttTGGAGACGACAGCAGCTCAAAAATCACTGGTTGCAACCAAGGAAGGCAGAATACCATCTATGAACGCACAAcacgtccaaccttgaagaagatgggctacagcagcagtAAACCCCATcgggtgccactcctgtcagctaagaacaggaaacaattcacacaggctcaccaaaatcGGGTATTAGAAGATTGGTAAacattgcctggtctgatgagtctccatttcagcattcagatggtcagaaattGGTGTAAAcgacatgaaagcatggatccattcTGGCTTGTATCAACACTTCAGACtagtggtgtaatggtgtgggggatattttcttggcacactttgggccccttagtgCCAACTGAAGATAatttaaacaccacagcctccctgagtattgttgctaaccatgtccatccctttatgactgcagtgtatccatcttctgatgctacttccagcaggataatgcatcatgtcacaaagctcaaatcatctcaaattGATTTCtcgaacatgacaatgagttctctGTTCTCcagtggcctccacagtcaccagatctcaatccaatagaacctttgggatgtggtggaatgaGAGATTGACATAATGGATGCGCAGTGAACAAATCAGCAGCAACTGCACGAATCTATCATGTCAATACAGACCAAAATTTCTGAGGATTTTTTCCGGCACCTTGTTGAATCTATgtcctaataaagtggccagttagtgtacatatttttttttttttaatttaaataaaaataaataattcctaTTTGCTCATGTGGGCATTTACCGCCCTGAGTACAATCACCACTGGTACTACTGTTATCTTCACTTTCCGATACCGCCTTCTTGTGTTGCTAATTAACCACCACATGTTTCTTAGTCTGGATTTGAAAATCCCACAGGATCTTGGATTGGTTGTTCCCTAACACCTTTGGAGGCGTTTGCCACTTTGGTCCTTGGACTTTATATAATTACTGTCTCAGGTACATCTTCGCACAACCTGCACCTGAGTCCTGTCTAATGTGGTAGACCCTGGTCCTTATTGATCTTGTGCTCAGCGCTTGTTCTACTGCTGCCATGACTAGTGCCTCTGTGCTGTCTTTCAGATCAGCTTTTTCCAAccactgaaatgcttttatcGATATTTaccaatttttttgtcagtctTCCTCTTCCTGTCCCTCATTATTGGGTTTCTGCTGCCCTTGGTATTCACATAGCAtcacagatttttgctgtttattccAGATAATGGCCATAAGACTCATTAGTGTTGGCCTCCCTCCTTTATCTTTGTGTACAGTCTGAGGGTGCTGGACTTGGCATGAAACCCTCCATGCATTGTGAGGAGCTTCCATGTCTTGGTGCCAGTGGTCTGTATCTCTTCCTTTGGCCAGGTTACTATACCAGAAGGGTATGGCAGGGCCTATATGTTGATGGCCCGTATGTTGTTCTGTCCATTCACTTGACTTTTCAGGATCTGCCTTACGCTTTGTAAGTATTTGGCTGTTGCTGACTTAATAACTGTCCTGAACATCTGTTAAGTGACCTTGTAGTATTTCAACCCCTTTTGGTGATCATCTTGTCCCTCTTCAGTATCATCTGACCGCACTTGTCCAGTCCAAATTACTTTCTAATGTTGTTGCTGTAGATCCTGGTGATATGGGTCAGGGAGTCAACATCTTGCCTCATTTCTGGCATTGCTTAATGTCATCCATGTAGAGGATGTGGCTGATGGTCATTCTACTTCGTAACTGGTATCTCAAACTACTCTTTGTGATGATCCTGGCTGAAGGGGTTCATCACTTATGCAGAACAGAAGAGGGCAGACAAAGCACCTCCCTGGTATGTGCCACATTGATGCAAACCTGTCCAACTGGCTTTAAGTTGGCCACTAGGGTGGTTTTCTTGTTTCAGTTCCTGATGACGgtgaatatacagtatatggGCATACACATAGAAATGGTAAGATTTCACTAAGTGTATTTTGGGGAATTGCACAAAACTATTAAGTTATCAGTGTTCGTGATCCCAGTGTTGATCAGTGGATTAGATTTACTGAGTTGACGAAAGGTTTGGGTTTTTTATGTGGAACTTTTACAATAGCAAGTCCCTGAGCCCAACTCTACAAATGTATAGTTTATTTCCAGTAAGTTATGTGACAAAATGATAAACACTGTTCCAGGTTAACtctatacatattttttttttcagatatgaACCACTATACTAGAAAAACCTACATAACACTTTTACATATTATACTTAGTTTGGATAAATTATGAACAAAGGTCTTCATTGTTATATAAATACTGAACTGAGTGTACTGCACTTGGATTAatgtgtcattatttttaacCTCTGACTTTATATTAGTTCACTATTGTTCAgtgacaatttcatgctttccatgaaaactcactttcaTTCATAATGCTTTTCTATCATAATTGCACaacggttttctaatcatcaattagcctttcaacatgattatcttaacacaatatagcattagaacacaggagtgatggttgctggaaatgggcctctgtacccctttGTAGATAtaccattaaaaatcagtcatttccagctagaatagtcatttactacattaacaatgtctactgGATTTCTGGTTGATGTCATGTTATcctcactgaaaaataaatgcttttctttcaaaaacaagacatttctaagaggccccaaacttttgaacagtagtgtatatgaaaCAACTTTATGCTACATTTTAGTATAAATACAGTATACTGGGTATAAAATCTAGATGTTTGTCAATTAAACTCAACTCAATTAAGTATCAATTCACAATACATGTCCTCTCAGGGGACACAGTACGTCAAACCAGACAATTTAAACAATTCCTTTTGAACAAGTACTTGGCAAAAACATTGTCAGTGTTACATTAactgtgcagctgcagcaaAACCTTACCATCTACCACTgagccattttgttttttgccagTATGTAAACAGAAGTGATGGACAACACAAATTCTACCTAAGGAACAGAACAGCGTCcacttaaatcatcaaaaagtaTGCTTTATTGATTTGCTgcactcttttaaaaaaaagggaaaagttTGCATGCTAATTTAGTAAGACGTAGCAGTGTTGAAAGGCAAAGGATTccttaaaaagaaatattatttaacatttgAGTCTTTGCAATGGCCATGTGACGTACACACTGAGGGAACACGTATCACAGCCAACAACCACTCCTCTGTTTTGTCCATCTTCTgattcttcctcttcatcattGTGCAGTGccctttgtgtctccttgtccACCTCTTCCTCAGTGACACTGAATCCTCCTCCACAGCGACagtaatatgtatatatacactcaTCTGAAACAATGCAAATTCCCAATTTAGACGTAAAAGACATAACTGCCTTAATCACATAAATCTCCAACACTGATGATGAACATGATGTAGGTCCCACTTTGCAGTGGTTCATACATGACATTACTAAGTGAAAGGTTTAATGTGAAATTAACAAGTtataatatcacaaaaatggTTGAATTCAGGCTTAAACTTGCAATCAAACTTGAGTTCTGCTGGTGCAGAGCTCCAATGGATAAGGAAGAAATAACTCACTTTAAATGTGAAAGGTAACTGCAgctattttttgtatgtgtttagTGACAAGTTGTGTCATTACCCTGGTTCCAGGTCATGTCCTCAAGACAAACTGTTGAGTCGACTGGTCCATCCTGTTTAAGTTCCTGTGCTGGAGAAGTATTTATGCATGATTATTGTAGTCACAGTTGAAGTAAGAAGACAATTAACATTAAGTAACTTTTATGTCAGTACtggctacaaaaaaaaaaaacccaccacaCTTCATTAGGTACAGCAAGGTGTACTTagtaaagtggccagtgagagtgtatgtatgtatgtatatatgtgtgtgtgtgtgtgtgtgtatatatattttctctctctctatatatatatatatatataaatatatatatatatacacacacacacacacacacacacacacacacacacacacacacacacacacacacacacacagacagacagacatatatatatagtgccattcaaaggtttggtgtcacttagaaatgtcttatttttgaataattttttttttttaaattagaacaacatgaaattaatcataaatgcaatgtagacattgttaacgtgataaatgactattctaacagtaaaaacagctgatttttaacgaaatatctacataagggtacagaggaacatttccagaaccatgttctaatggtacactgtgttagctaatggtgttgaaaggctaattgatgagaGAGAGATATTTTGTTTTGGGATTTTAACAAACAAACTGTATATTaggtgttctgtgactgttggtgctgaaatgtggaaaaagcatTCCCTAAAGAGCTTCACACAACTCCAAGTACAGACATGCAGCCTACTTATTAAATTTctgtcagattaacagaacAAAGTGCATGTCTAAAAGGGGTTTATATTAGCTTGTACATTTCCACTTCATCTTTGGACCATTTTACATGACACACCATTGTACTGAGTAGTCAAGAAGAGTCAAAACGTTACAGATGTTTTTAGGCACAGCTTGATCATAAAGCAATTTAAAACtttaacataaataataataactcaAGTTTTAAACCAAATAAACATAATCTAAAGTCCCACCTCTTTTCTGCAAATCATACTGTCTCCTAGTGTTCTCATCACTAAGGATCTTCCAAGCTGCATCAACTTCTAGAAACTTCTTAACACCAGACTCTGCCTCTGAAGAACACTGACCTCCAAGACGGTCTGGGTGATACTGtagacaagcacacacacaaaatttcAAATGAGAAAGACTGTAATTTTGAAACATATCCACTTGATTTGTCAAACTCAGACTGTTGAAGAGTAAAATATCGTCACCGTACCTTCAGAATATATTATAACACAGAACGGAAACTGGATTTCATCATCTTCTACCATGTAGATATAGTTTTTAGCTTGAAACAGGAGAAATAATTTGACTGACAAATAACATTCTCCATGTACCTACCTCCACTTATCGGACTGTTGCTTTCGTGAAAGCATACATAATTGATACAATTTATTACAGCTAAGTCAAATCAGATACATACAGTCGtaaacaaaagtttaatttaCTTTCCTGGCTTGTTTTAGTCCGTGATTTGCATTTTCACATCTATGCAGATCTCCTTCGACTTACTCATTATTGCATTTGTGGCTGAGTCTGATGAGTGCATCAAATGGGccctatttaaattggctcagaggagtcagcagctgcagtcaATCATAATCACTCATGGGAAGTTAGAAGAAGCCAAGCCACTTAGAAAATTATATTAACACAACTTTCCACATCACCAACACTAATAATTCAAATTGATGTATGTATTATTGTGACCGAGCAGATTATGTCATATTTCCAAAAGACCTGTAATAAATTTATCAAAGAACAAAAATTCATCATGgttttagatagatagatagatagatagatagatagacagatagatagatagatagatagatagatagatagatagatagatagatagatagatagatagatagatagatagatagatagacagacagacagacagacagacagacagacagacagacagacagacagacagacagacagacagatagatagaggACATTGATGAAGGAAGCtgagaagagaaaaagagagtgaTCAAGCACAAGGCCAGCCAAGACTAGATCTTACACCTTAGTTGTTGAGTTGCCaggttttgtgttgttgcacTTGCTTTATGTTTGGCTTTGTCTTGACTCTCTAGTGTTTTGATTAGAAGCCAAGTCAGCCCACTTCACAGAGTTTTACCTGCTAGCTACACATCTCTTTGAGATCATCTGTTGATGTCGTTGTTGAATAACTGGTTGAAAAAGCTAATTCTTGGTGGTTGTTTTAAAGCACACCACCTCACCCTGCATCAAAAAGACCTCACACTATATCAAAAAGGATCAAACGTTAGCTTGTCCAAATATATCATGAAAGGTCAAATATTTTCACAAGAGAATTTGTTTGCATTGCTGTGAGGGGTTTAATTAGatgtcaatcaatcaatcaatcaatctttattggtcattgcacactttcatatacaacgaaatttcatttgagctgccctgccaatgacagctccggctgctgcgcagtgctgcgcgcacctttcttgaagaaaaaaaaagaaaaaggacatgttgggatctgggtagggatagcagagggtaaaagaaaaaaaaaggctcgttgtaccaaatgaaacctccaatgttgggaaattcaatctgagaaggaacctaaaaaaacaaacccgcaaacaggcaaagcatgacattagacaaggatagttgggataaggatatggggaggtggagggggggagCACTGCTCCTGAGTACAAAATTAGTTGTACATCAGAGGTAATTCATAAACCCAATAACATTGACAAGTAGTCATTTTGCTAAGCAggtaacaagaaaaaaataaaataaaattgggTCTTAGACATTTGGAAACATTCATAAtgtttaaaatccttctcctaTTATTGAGAAAACCCCTCAGAACTCATCTCTAGGTATGGCAGTTGCATTTTTTAAGCTTATTCCAAAATGGCTTACATGTAACTGAGCAATTATTGAAAGCAAGAATCCAAGTAATCAACAGGTCTTGTTTCATATTTCTACTGCTTTTGCCAATGATGCTAGCATAGTAAAAGCCTTTCTGTTGGGAAAGATAGGTATGTCTATCTTGACGCAGTATGACACCTATCCAGGATGAAACGACCGGATTCTGCTCACACATTTACCAACAGTCGATGCTGGACTGCTCAAGTATGACAATGCATGCATGTCTGtattgtgtttatgttgcaGCACCTTTAAACACTGTGTAGAATGCACATGTTGCAGTGCtgacattttaatgagaaaatgacccccCCATGTGGAACGGGCACAGGCAGAGAGGCGTGTTTACCTGTAAGGCCAGTAGCTGGTATCTGTGCCTGAGCTGCTGTACCGTGTCGCAGGGGCTGGCTCCCAGGACAGCATACAGGTCCTTCTCTGAAGCTGCACACATTCCTGCAACAGTAcaagtgtgtgaatgtgatgtataatgtaaagcgctttgggtatcgtttccGGTATAGTAAAGCgttatataaatacagaccatttaaaAGGCTGATCAGCGCGCGCACATGCTCTTCGTTTCTTTCACCGGGTCGTTTGTTTCCGCTAACTCGCACTAAAGACGCTCGTCGCCTCCAAATGACTTTTCCCACAGCATTTTCCCGCAGCGTTGTACTCCGTGACTGGGTCAGAAGCTTAGGTTAGACTGTTGTTTATCGTAGCTTTAATAATTTGTTAGTGTAAGTTTGAAATCCGCTTGAGAAAAAAGAAGGGTTGCGGAAAGGAAAGGGGTTTTACGTTAAGCCGAGCAGGAACACATACCGACAGGCTAACTCTGGGAATACCGTCATTCAGCTAGCAACGAGAGCgcataaaacaacacattctttcattcagttttctttcagtcttttttctgTCGAATTTGGGCATTCCTAGGTTTGAACTTACCTTTATAATAATTCTCTAGTAACGATGCCACCTAAGAGACGACATAGTGTTCATTGATGTTATGAAGCCCCTGAAAACAAGCTGCATTTTTGGCCCGCGTACTATAGTTCCGCTGGTTAGGATTTTAACCCTATAAATGCCAGTTGGTTTACATAATACTAggattccatccatccattatctgtacacagCTTTACCCTCTGTAGGGTCggagcacactcacattcacacctacagacaatttagagtcaccacttaacctcagcatgtttttggactgtgggaggaagctatGAAGAACCCGTTGAGAACCCagcaaggagaacatgcaaactccacacagaaagatcccaggtccagatGTTCTAGCATGTTGAGTGACATCGAACCAATCTGCAGCCTTAATGCTaggattattttaatttccaagaaaaaaaaatcataaacatCAACTATTTCCCATATAATAAGTGCTAAGTGCTTTTTGGATTATCGCAGAATTGCATATGATTGAAAGAACAATACCAATATcgttgcttttttatttttttgaacatgATAAGATGAAGAAATCCCATGTGTGAATTTACAGACCATGCAAAATGTCCACTGGTCTTCATTATTCCTATTACCCTTCTGAGGTTTTACATTCTGATTGTCCTGTTACCTTAGATTACTctggaaaacaaacactgataaatatggagcagaaaacagtaaaagagaaggttaatttttcaaaaattttgaagcccaaatgtcctccaattctggaatgactggAATGACCCAACTGCAGTTGCCCGTTTTGCCATTTCATGCAAACAGGTAACATTTTTGAATGACAGATCTAGAGTAGAAAGGTCAGCATATGTATATGCCAAGTGGTGTGTTTTAATGAACCCATCCTTGAACCTCTGACGGGAACCACGACCAGCCATAATAAAACAATTCATAGCTATTAACATCATGTCAGAGTATGACTTTTAGACATGTAATTGCAGGAGTTTCCTGGCTTCATCCTCCTCCGGacagacatttttatggaaaGACAGTAGAAGTTTGGAACTTGAAAGGAACAGACACCTCATATCCATCATCATTTCTCCCTGTTGAGAGCATTGCTTGAAGATAAGTGGTAAACACATCCACTGTACAGCTAAGCAACATGAGAGAAAAGGTGACTGTAGTCATGCCGCTCTGCATAGTGTTTGAGATTTTGGGTATTGAAAGTGTTGGGATGTGCTTTGATTCTACTTTTAACTTTAAAGCTGTATGAACcctgattaaaaatgattaaaatgtgtccttattctctttaaaaaaaatgctcatgtGAAAACTCAATCCCCCCACTCCCCACCCACctacccacccacccaccaacacacacacacacacacacacacacacacacacacacacacacacacacacacacacacacacacacacacacacacaagttccCATTAACTATTTGCAATGGCAATTTAGACTGCCATTTGCTGACGAAAATCCCTCTTTTCATGCAGTGAACAATGCCACAGCGGATGAGTgtcatactcaaagctaaaggcagtccaacaaaatatcaaGAGTGCgcaactctttttttttggctagGCAGTGTAGTATGAAAACCAATATCATTGCATTAAATTGGCCAATCAAACTCTTGAAACAAAAGCCAGGAAAGAGCAGCATAAGACCACATGGTGGGAACTCTTTTCTGAAAATACAGACAAGAAATGATCTGTTAATTGAAATGGGAACAGAAGAGATGAGGTGACATAACGACACCTTCACCATCAGACTTCCTGTCTGTCACTCACTCATGGCTCTTAACGAGACCACAGAGGTaatgggagaagaggagagataTGGCGTGACTGACAATGTTGTGCAGTTAATTATTTCctcattttggatgaattaaGGCTCAATTAATCAAGTGACAAAGTATTCACTGTCAAATTGGGGTAAGACTGTCGCCAACTTATTAAATACCAAGGTCTGTAGAGTATCATCCAGTTCCATATAACTACTTTGAAATAAATCTTGTATTTGTAAAGCTTTTTACTAACCATGCGTCAGAGATGTTTATCCGACTCTTGTGCTACGATAGGAAATGTTTCTAACATTACTTACATAAGGACAGAAAATTAGTGTTGTAAAGCAATCTAGACTTTAGAGAACAATCTGCAGATTGTGATGATCTGTAGTTGATgctgagatgaaaaacaacctgGGAGATATCATGTCATTGAATCTGGTAATAGTAAATTCATAAGAATTGTTGAATTAGAATACAAACCAATTTCATCATAAGTTGTTCCTGATTAAATCAAAACTAACCACCAGTAACACAAATTCATAGTGAGTCTTTAATTACTATTTAATCATTtacaattacttttttttaccatctcCAGTAAAGTGTCACATCATATTAAATACTTAATAAGTATTACTTCATGACTGTAATGAGTAGCTGTCAAGCTATTGAATGGAATTTCCAAGTATTTccctgaaaacaaacaagcaggaaaaaaaaagttatcacACTCAGACCACATTGAAATAGTTACATTCAATTTCTCACTGGTCGTTATTCCAATTTACAAATATATAGGAACTAATCATAAACTAAGGATCCATAAAAAATATTGTCTCCTAGTTTGTTCTTTAGTAACTCATCAGTATTTACTGTATGTTCCCAGTTGAGGAACTACTCAATGATTTCATCAAATGTCAAGTcattcttgatttttttccacaagtactgatgtttttgtgtattcttgtgttttcttgcaaCGTGTTACTGTccaatttcaaaaacaaaaattaaaacaatttattttagaGAGAAAGAACTAGGAAAGACtataaaggtgtgtgtgtgtgtgtgtgtgtgtgtgtgtgtgtgtgtgtgtgtgtgtgtgtgtgtgtgtgtgtgtgtgtgtgcgtgt is a window from the Amphiprion ocellaris isolate individual 3 ecotype Okinawa chromosome 3, ASM2253959v1, whole genome shotgun sequence genome containing:
- the dnajc24 gene encoding dnaJ homolog subfamily C member 24; amino-acid sequence: MCAASEKDLYAVLGASPCDTVQQLRHRYQLLALQYHPDRLGGQCSSEAESGVKKFLEVDAAWKILSDENTRRQYDLQKRAQELKQDGPVDSTVCLEDMTWNQDECIYTYYCRCGGGFSVTEEEVDKETQRALHNDEEEESEDGQNRGVVVGCDTCSLSVYVTWPLQRLKC